In Paenarthrobacter sp. GOM3, a single window of DNA contains:
- a CDS encoding 5'-nucleotidase, with product MGYDLKNRLVIGIASSALFNLKDSDAVFNDQGEKAYRRYQEENLEACLMPGVAFPFIKRLLSLNDLSQSIEDPLVEVIVLSRNDPDTGLRVMNSIEKHGLPISRAIFMQGKSPYKFMPALNMSLFLSANEKDVAEAIGLGLPAGRVIESAFVDDAEDTDLRIAFDFDGVLADDLPEQINTREGLPRFHAHEKENATKAHGPGPLRDFLRNVNRIQRIEESRREIARKEGQVYRMRLHVALVTARNAPSHLRAVNSLKQWGVTVNDAFFLGGVDKGTITEVLKPHIFFDDQHGHLTRTSQNAPSVHVPFGELNRPAGEDSTEDSFASAITTDDDLGGMTP from the coding sequence TTGGGGTATGACCTTAAGAATCGGTTAGTCATCGGGATAGCATCGAGCGCTCTTTTCAACCTCAAGGATTCAGATGCTGTTTTTAATGACCAAGGGGAGAAGGCATACAGAAGATATCAAGAAGAGAACTTGGAAGCGTGCTTGATGCCGGGCGTGGCGTTTCCTTTTATTAAGCGGCTTCTTTCCCTTAATGACCTCTCCCAGTCCATCGAAGATCCGCTGGTTGAAGTTATTGTGCTGTCGCGAAACGATCCAGATACTGGGCTTCGGGTCATGAACTCCATCGAGAAGCACGGGCTTCCTATTTCTCGTGCGATCTTCATGCAAGGAAAGTCGCCTTATAAGTTCATGCCAGCGCTCAACATGTCTCTTTTTTTGTCGGCAAACGAAAAGGACGTCGCGGAGGCAATTGGACTCGGGCTGCCAGCGGGTCGGGTAATCGAGTCGGCTTTTGTGGATGATGCCGAAGATACAGATCTGCGAATCGCATTCGACTTCGATGGTGTTCTAGCTGATGACTTGCCCGAACAAATAAATACACGTGAGGGTCTACCCAGGTTTCACGCTCACGAGAAGGAAAACGCTACCAAGGCTCATGGCCCCGGACCTCTCCGCGACTTCCTACGAAACGTCAACAGGATACAGCGGATCGAAGAATCTCGCCGAGAAATTGCCCGTAAAGAAGGGCAGGTCTACAGGATGCGCCTACATGTGGCTTTGGTCACTGCTCGGAATGCACCATCACACCTTCGGGCCGTTAACAGCCTAAAGCAATGGGGAGTGACTGTTAACGACGCGTTCTTCCTGGGTGGCGTTGATAAGGGAACAATTACCGAGGTGCTGAAACCGCACATTTTCTTTGACGATCAACATGGCCATCTGACGCGAACGTCACAGAATGCACCGAGCGTTCACGTTCCCTTTGGAGAACTCAACAGGCCAGCTGGTGAGGACTCCACTGAGGATTCTTTCGCAAGCGCAATCACGACAGACGATGATCTCGGAGGCATGACGCCGTGA
- a CDS encoding DUF4041 domain-containing protein, which produces MSVPAGWYTDPHEASLVRYWDGLRWTNHVQPAQPQQPVQTQTTVPQVPAPVHQAPQQSSVEQSGSGVGRKVGFFGARKTAESALADVDRLQRILDERGLLEFDEIEANRDELRRTAEKERQDWAAESQHLQNQLYALRTELAEAEGQLVAARASAVLQEVGLFDFEHPAEHSAQLAAKLDSVRARYKEMAGAKEAIHATSNFTFNNSARQGMKFVNQMSTIMLRAYNAEAENCVKTVKAGNLATATARLTKAKEQIERQGTMINLRVDETYHHLRIQEMNLAAEHLQVLAAEKEMERARREELREQKKAEAEIAAAREKLAKERAMHQATLDALIANGDLEGAERMRAKIVEDELALADVERRAANIRAGYVYVISNIGAFGENMVKIGMTRRLEPMDRVNELGDASVPFRFDVHALFYSDDAVATEGMLHRTFAEQRVNKVNLRREFFRVTPHQVLEVLKEQQVELVEFTEEPTAEEFRLSTPEVESLPV; this is translated from the coding sequence ATGAGCGTTCCCGCCGGCTGGTACACCGACCCCCATGAAGCTTCTTTGGTCCGTTATTGGGACGGTCTTCGGTGGACCAATCACGTTCAGCCTGCTCAGCCGCAACAGCCGGTGCAGACGCAGACGACGGTGCCTCAGGTTCCGGCCCCTGTCCACCAAGCACCGCAGCAGTCATCCGTGGAGCAGTCCGGTTCGGGAGTTGGGCGGAAGGTTGGGTTCTTCGGTGCACGGAAGACAGCCGAGTCGGCCCTGGCCGACGTTGACCGTTTGCAGCGCATCCTGGACGAGCGAGGTTTGCTTGAGTTCGACGAGATCGAAGCAAATCGCGATGAGCTCCGTCGAACGGCTGAAAAGGAACGCCAAGACTGGGCGGCCGAATCGCAGCATCTGCAAAACCAGCTGTATGCGCTGCGGACTGAGCTGGCAGAGGCCGAAGGGCAACTGGTGGCAGCCCGCGCTTCGGCAGTACTTCAGGAAGTTGGGCTGTTCGATTTCGAACATCCGGCCGAGCACTCTGCGCAGCTTGCCGCCAAGCTTGATTCCGTCCGTGCCCGGTACAAGGAGATGGCGGGGGCCAAGGAGGCGATCCACGCTACGTCGAACTTCACCTTCAACAACTCCGCCCGCCAGGGTATGAAGTTCGTGAACCAAATGTCGACGATTATGCTCCGGGCGTATAACGCTGAGGCCGAGAATTGCGTGAAGACCGTAAAGGCCGGAAATTTGGCAACAGCGACCGCACGTTTGACAAAGGCCAAGGAACAGATCGAACGCCAAGGCACGATGATCAACTTGCGGGTCGACGAGACGTACCATCACCTGCGGATCCAGGAGATGAATCTGGCCGCTGAACACCTTCAGGTTCTTGCGGCGGAGAAGGAAATGGAACGTGCCCGCCGTGAAGAACTGCGCGAGCAGAAAAAGGCTGAAGCCGAAATCGCCGCCGCCCGGGAGAAGCTTGCCAAGGAGCGGGCCATGCACCAGGCTACCCTGGACGCGCTCATTGCTAACGGTGACCTCGAAGGTGCTGAACGGATGCGCGCCAAGATCGTCGAGGACGAACTCGCTCTCGCCGATGTCGAGCGTCGCGCGGCGAACATTCGCGCCGGTTACGTGTACGTCATCTCCAACATCGGCGCTTTCGGGGAGAACATGGTCAAGATCGGCATGACCCGCCGGCTGGAACCCATGGACCGGGTCAACGAGCTCGGAGACGCATCGGTGCCGTTCCGTTTCGATGTTCATGCCCTGTTCTACTCTGACGACGCCGTCGCGACCGAAGGGATGCTGCACAGGACGTTCGCCGAGCAACGCGTAAACAAGGTAAACCTCCGACGCGAGTTCTTCCGGGTAACCCCGCACCAAGTCCTCGAAGTTCTGAAAGAGCAGCAGGTCGAACTTGTCGAATTCACTGAAGAGCCCACAGCCGAGGAATTCCGCCTCAGCACCCCGGAAGTTGAATCGTTGCCCGTGTAA